A single Acidaminococcus sp. DNA region contains:
- a CDS encoding N-acetylmuramoyl-L-alanine amidase translates to MKIFINPGHMPGVDSGAVNDKYGVTEAGIVKKIGAGVQQYLNRVGYDCLLVQSDNLCGESPNYTNICASANGWQADLFLSIHCNAAAAEEAQGTETLVYSSDSAEVCGLAECIQNQIVQSLGTVDRGVKERPGLAVLRETDMPAVLVETAFITNEEDVQLLMNRKNEFARAIARGVTDYVAQKG, encoded by the coding sequence ATGAAGATTTTTATCAATCCAGGGCATATGCCCGGTGTGGACAGCGGGGCTGTCAATGACAAATACGGCGTCACGGAAGCCGGTATCGTGAAGAAAATCGGGGCAGGAGTCCAGCAGTACCTGAACCGGGTGGGTTATGACTGCCTGCTGGTCCAGTCCGACAATCTCTGCGGGGAGTCTCCCAATTATACCAACATTTGTGCCAGTGCCAACGGGTGGCAGGCGGACCTGTTCCTGTCCATCCACTGCAATGCGGCAGCTGCAGAAGAAGCCCAGGGGACGGAAACTCTGGTGTACAGCAGTGACAGTGCAGAAGTCTGCGGTCTGGCGGAATGCATCCAGAACCAGATTGTCCAGAGCCTGGGGACCGTGGACCGGGGCGTAAAGGAACGGCCGGGGCTGGCGGTGCTCCGGGAGACGGATATGCCGGCGGTCCTGGTGGAAACGGCGTTCATCACCAATGAGGAAGATGTACAGCTCCTGATGAACCGGAAGAACGAATTTGCCCGTGCCATTGCCCGCGGGGTGACGGATTATGTGGCCCAGAAAGGATGA
- a CDS encoding peptidase M24 — translation MRKSAWCLLLCLLLSFPQVSWASTYSITEEELTQLESHISELQTINSRLQKESSQQKKRMEELETQLTAAQNELQKAREQSSLLGSQLKELERTSIRQEESLRIANESLAAYEKENNRTQKRLKAQRNLAYGIGTVLLAALVRK, via the coding sequence TTGAGAAAAAGCGCCTGGTGCTTATTGCTGTGCTTGTTGTTGTCCTTTCCGCAGGTCTCCTGGGCCTCTACGTATTCCATAACAGAAGAGGAACTGACCCAGTTGGAAAGCCATATCAGCGAGCTGCAGACCATCAACAGCAGATTACAGAAGGAATCCAGTCAGCAGAAGAAACGCATGGAGGAATTGGAAACGCAATTGACCGCAGCGCAGAACGAATTGCAGAAAGCCAGGGAACAGTCCAGTCTGCTCGGGAGTCAGTTGAAAGAACTGGAGAGGACCTCGATCAGGCAGGAAGAATCCTTGCGGATTGCCAACGAATCCTTAGCCGCGTACGAGAAAGAAAACAATAGAACACAGAAAAGGCTGAAAGCCCAGCGGAACCTGGCTTACGGGATAGGGACAGTGCTGCTGGCGGCTTTGGTGCGGAAATGA